Part of the Catalinimonas alkaloidigena genome is shown below.
ACTACGCTTGACTTTACCGATGGCCTGAATGGCAAAGGATTTCATTTTGTAAACCCTAATGCCTCCCGGACCTGTGGATGTGGCGAAAGCTTTGCTGTTTAGAGCCTATAGTAACTTCTTTTAAAGTTTTCAAAGCCAAAATCATTACTGATTTTGGCTTTTTGTTTTTAAAACACATGCACTACCACTCCTCTCAGATATTGGTATCATATTATAAATAACACACAAATTTTCTTCCCTTATCCCCTGTAAAACCATGTCACAAGAAACACCTCAAAAACTCATTCATGAAACCGAGCAGGTTGATCTTACTTTTCTTCATTCACTTTCCGATGGAGATCTTGAATTTATACATGAAATGGTGAGTGCATTTATGAGTGAAATACCAGAAACAATTGCCCTTTTTGAACAGCACCTGCAAAACAAAGAATGGTACGCTATTGGCACTTTGGCACACAAAATCAAACCATCCATACAGACTATGGGGCTGAATAGTACTTATGAATTAATGAAGATTGTAGAAGTTAGTGGTAAAAAACAGGAAAGGATAGAGATGCTTCCCACCTATGTAGGCCAGATCACACAAACCCTCCAACAGGCTATCCCTCTTTTGCAATATGAGCTAGACCATAAGTTTCCTGGTTTGAACTCTGAGCTTTGATGCTATGTACCTGATCGTTGTTTGTATGTAGCTTCTTTTTCCATATTGATCATATCTACTACCAAACCAGCCCATGTAAAGTCATGGGCACCATTTCCTTCACCATTGAAGGGATGATAATATTCCCTGAAGCCACTCTTACCTACCAGTTTTTTTATACTTTTTACCAGATGCTGGGCTTCTTTAGTATAGCCTTTCTCCAGGAAAAACTGATGCATAAACCAGTTTAACAGAATCCAGGTGGGCCCCCTCCAAATGTAGGTTGACTGATCTGGATTAAATGACGGATGATTTTTTGCCACAGAAGGAATAGGGAAAGGAGCCCCAAACTCATTCTGATGGAAGAAATGTTTATCAATTACTCTCTTGCATATTTCGTCCGGCATTTCCTTGATGACCAAAGGAAAAAAGATAGTAGGCGTCAAAACATTGACTTTACGATTATGCTTGCCATACACATCCAGAAAAGCAGCAGACCTTTTATCATATAGTATATCCAGCATGCTTTGGATAACTTGCGCTGCCAGCTTGGTAAACTGTTTTGCATCCCTATCCTCCAACTCTTCACAGATCTTTGCCATGGCTTGCAGGTTCTGCGCGTAAATCGTATTGAAACCTGCGTCTTTTACAAGAAAATAATCCTTCTCTCCAATCTTCCTGAAATTGTAATTATGCCAGAAATTACGAATATCTACCGCTACTACTCTACAGAATAAACGCCAGTCAGCCTGCTTTTCTGGAAAACCGACGACCACATCAAAAGTAGGCTTCCAGTCCATTCCCGACTCAAAATTGGAAATGATGGAAATAAGCCCATCTCCATGAAAGTCTCTGTTACGGGCAATCCAATGATAGTACTTTTTTAACTTAGGCAGCATCTGCTGTAAAAACTCTCTATCACCGCAGGATTTATAGATGCGTAAAGCGGCTTGTGCTGCCAGAGGAGGCTGAATAAGCGCACTCATATGTGAGCGAAACAACTTTCGTTTCAGACTGGGCTTTGACTGAAAAATATCTGTAATTCTTTTAGGAAGCACATTATTCCAGTAAATCATATGCCCTACAAACCCATCCTCTTCCTGAAGTGCAAACAGACTCTGCAGGTGACGTTTTGCCATGTCATGCTCTTCCAATGCGCTGAGGATAAAGATATGCAGGCAGGTATCCCAGAAAAACTGATAGGGATATCTGCCTGGTGATGGTTGGGTAAAATGAAATTCCGAGCCTGCTGATTTGGAGTAGCCAGAGATCATGTTATCGTGCATGAGCTTTCTTACCCGCTCACGGATTTCTTCTTCACCCATATTTTACTTTACGTATTTATTCCATAGCCCATAGCTTTCCTTGACAGGGCCACGCGGTATGGCTAAGGCAGCAACAGCCAGTCCGGCGATAGTACCGCTAATATTAAGCGCGAGTACACTGTCTTGCAAAAACCAGGGTACTAAGGCCACCGTTAGTCCCAGTAAGACGTTGAGATAACGTCCTATTCTTACTACTTCACCCATACAGATGACAGACACTACTACAATTAGCGCGCCTCCCAGGTGGTTAATATCAGCAGCTCTGGCTTCTATACCTACACCAAAAGCAGCAGGAGCAAACATAAGCCAAATACCTAATACAGTAGACACAATCAGTGTCCAGGGGAAGCTCATGCCCCATATAGAGGCTTTGAAAACTTTCCAGGGGCTTTGAGGAAGTTCCATGATTTTGGGACTGCGCTCATCCATATTGTGTTCCATAGGCTTACCACCTTTCCAGAACACTTTCCAGAAGGAATCGCCTCTTCTTTTGGCCTGTACCATATGCTGCCCCATAGCCACTACTTCATCTATCTCGAGAGGGATCATCGGCAGCATAATAGCGGCGGCTAGCAGGCAAAATGTACACCAGTGCCCAACGATTACCGGCTGAGAAATCACCAAAAAGATATGTACCAAGCCTAAAGGAATAACAAGTATGCCAAAAAAAGTCACCATCCAGGGCATGGTTCTCCAACGGCTTGGAGCCCCCATCCAGCCCATCAGAAACTCAAAAGTATAAGCCAGGGCACCCATCGCTCCATCTGAGATGGGAAAGGAATGAGACATACTAGAATTAAGTACCAGACGACTGCCCTCGCCAAAGAAGGGGTCCCATATCTGATCTATATAGCCCAGCTGAAATGCTCCCAAATACCGAGAAACCATCCAGCCAATAAACCCGGTTACGATCATGATCCAGCGCTGCGGCCAGCTAGATGGGTTATAACTCCAACCCTGAGGCACCTGAGATCCCATTTTCATATAAGTGATCATATTGGGCATACCAGGGATCAGAATTGTAAGCGCAATCACCAGGACACCTACCAAAGTATCATTGATATAGGCAGCAGCATTGGGTGCCCAGAAGATAAGTGGTGCAATACTTAACCATACGCCCACAAAGCAGCATATCCACATGCTGACCGGACGATTGGGTGTCAGAGAACGCCAGCCAAAAAAGATAAGCAGTAATCCACTGATGATATCGCTCCATTTCATGAAGTTTACTCTTTGCGATAGCGTAAGCCACACTTCTCGCCCCCCACTAGGCTCAGCCGTGGACTGGGCATAACTGAATGTTAGGGGAGACAATACCATCCAAAAACCTAATATAACCAGCATCCAATACACCCAAAGCGTCTGCACATGATGCATATGCAACATTTGCATGCGCTGGTCCTGGCTCATCATCTGATGCTCATCACTTTTATGCTGCTGTCCTTCTTTTTTTTGGTCCTGTTTCTTTTGATGGTGCTGGCGGATTTGTTTTTCTGCCATAGGGCGGGTCACGCCTCGCAAGGCCATTCCTCCTTGCTTATGCTTTTTCTTATTACTCTTCTTTTCTTTATCCTTATCTTTATTTTTGTCTTTCATAATGGGCAAAGATTAAAAAATTAGAAGGTAGCTATTTTTGTTGTGTCTGCTCTTTCTGCAGGCGTTCAGGAGGTTCAATTTTATTCATCCTGTACCATTTCAACGGATCTGCTTTCAGTTCCTGGATCATGTAAGGCAACGTATCTATCAGCCTATGTTTAGGCTCCCAGTTAAGAAGTTCTTTTGCCCGGCTAATGTCCAGTTCATAATGGTCATCAGCACGACTGATCATCCAGGGTTTGATGAAAGGATCGCCGACCAGATCCATTCCCCAGGCTCCTGCTTTGGCCAGTGGCTTGGGCATTTCAAAAGTTTCCCAGTCTTCACCATGAACCAGCCTGCCTATGGTTTTTTGCAGCTCCTCATAGGTAGGGGTCTCGGCCTCACCGATGTTGATCGCAATTTCTTCAGCTAAGGTCTTCCTGTTTTCTACAGTCTTTTCCAGGGCATCCAGTAGGTCTTCCATATGCAAAAACACATTACCGTGCGAAGTGTCGCCCGAGTAAAAATGGCTGGTGAGCTGCTTTTCGTAGATACGTTGTATTTGATGGGAAACAGGAATAGAATGGCCTATATCATCATACACACCTGCCAGCCGTAATAGCACCGCGTGCATATTGCCTCGCTTTTCCCGTATGATTTCTTCGGTATTCATTTTTGACTCAGGATAATTCCAGTTGGGTTCTAACGGACAATCTTCGTTGATCCTGATTCCGGGAGTGGTGGGCTTATAGATCAGATTGGTACTGGAAAACACAAACTGTTCTACTTCAAAGTCCTGCAGTACTTTCACAAAATTTTCCGTTCCCTGAATAGTAACTTTCTCATACAAGGGACTGGGCTCACCGGAAAAATCATAATAGGCAGCCAGATGAATGACTGACGCTATCTTTGAACCATAGGCATAACGTACACGCTCCATGGCAGCACGGATACTTTCTTCTGAGGTAAGATCAAAACATATCCATTCGGCTTCTTTAGGAGGGTAAGGATTTCCCATTTTATCCAACCCTACCACCTGATAGTCTTTTAGCAACCTCTTAATGATGTTGGTTCCTATCATTCCACTACTGCCAGTGACCAAAACCACATCCCTATGATCATCTTGATCACCGCCACTTGCGGCTAGCTCATTGGTCGTTTCCATAGGATTTGTTAAAAAATGATGTGAAAAAATTGTGCAAGATAAATTATTAAGAAGCATGGACGCTCCATGCTTCCTAATGATTTATGCAGCAACACTCAAATAGCTTTCACAGGCTTCTTCGCAGGCACGGCAGGCTTTAGCGCATGCCTGACAGTGATCCATCTCATGCTTGGCGCACTCATCACCACATGCTTTACAAAGGGTACGACATAACTCCACTGCTTCCTTAGCATGCTTACTCTGCCTGGACACAAAATTTATGGCTTGTAAGCATGAATCTGCACAGTCATGATCGGTACGGATGCAATCTACCATTTTAGCAATGTCATCTTCATTAAGACACTGGTCAGCACAATACTGGCAAGCAGAAGCACAATCCGCTAACTTTTGAATAAATTCCTTATGTTCACTCATAATAAAAAGTTTTAAGATTAGAAGATTAAAAAATACTTAGCTAAGTTATGGGTTTAGCCTTCGTCCTAGTTTATAGATATATAAGTTAATGGTCTATATACATAGTGTAAATTATAAAGTATGACATATTGTTTTAAATACTGAAGCATAGCATGTTGCAAATTCCAATTAAGGCATATACTACCACACCCTATGACATCTTTTTATCAAAATCAAATAGGAACATTTTATCATTGTACTTCCTCTATCTTCCCTCATTGAGCGATAGTAGATCAACTGTCCTTACGGCTTAATATACAGGATAACATTTTGGTTAATTTTCTTATCACGCATCTACCTTACTTATGGAACTAGTAAAAAAAACATTAATTTAGATAGTACCGCTATATTGAAACCGCAAACAACATTACATGTACATATATTCATTTTGGAGAATTTACGCAGGTATAGTAGGGCCGTTTATACTTTTGGTTTCCTGCAACAGCAGTTTAGATCATTCCCCTCTATTTGTAGCTGTTTCTCCTGAAGAAAGCGGAATTTCCTTTTCAAACCAGATTGTGGAAAACGATACCTTGAACGTTATTGACTATCCTTATATCTACAATGGCAGTGGGTTGGGGGTAGGTGATGTAAATAACGATGGGTTAAAAGACCTCTTCTTCGCAGGTAATTTGGTTGAAAACCGGCTATACCTTAACAGAAGCAGCGCCAAAGAAGGAAGCACTTCGGGAAATTTTAACTTTGTAGACATCAGTAAACAGGCAGGCATTACTATCAACCGCTGGTGTACCGGGGTTGCTATGGTTGATATCAATCAGGACGGACACCTGGATATTTACGTGAGTGTCGCTAATAAATTCAAGCGTGAAGCCAGCCGAAATCTTCTTTTTGTAAATAATGGTGATGGCATCCCGACTTTCACTGAAATGGCGTCTGCATATGGCCTGGATGATGACGGATACTCCACGCAGGCGGCCTTCTTTGACTATGACAGAGACGGAGACCTGGATATGTACCTGCTTACCAATGGTATGGAGTCTTTCAATCATAATAATACCCGGCCTAAGAAAGTCAATGGAGAAGGCATCAGCAATGATAAACTTTACCGCAATGAAGGCATTGGCCCTGATGGACATCCCCTCTATACAGACATTACCCAGGAAGCAGGTATTCTCAAGGAAGGCTATGGGCTGGGTATTACAGTGAATGACATCAATGATGACGGCTGGCCGGATGTTTATGCTGCCAATGACTTCATCACCAACGATCTGATTTGGATGAATCAAGGCAAAGAGGATTCTCTGATCACTTTTTCTGATAAAGCCCCTGATTACCTCAAGCATCAGACACATAACGGTATGGGCACTGATATCGCCGATTATAACAATGATGGCCTGGTAGACATCATCGTGCTGGATATGCTGCCTGAAGACAATCAGCGACAGAAAACCATGCTATCCAAGCCAAATTACGAAAAGTTTGAGCTTACGCTGGACCTGAACTACACGCCACAGTACATGCGCAATACGCTTCAGCTTAATAATGGTAAAACGCCGGACGGCAGCATGTCATTCAGTGAGATAGGACAACTGGCAGGTGTTTACAAAACCGACTGGAGTTGGAGCTCGCTCTTTGCCGACTATGATAATGATGGCTATCGCGACCTTTTGATTACCAATGGTTACGTACGGGATGTAACTGATCTGGACTATATTATGTATCAGTCCTCAGCTTCACAGTTCGGTACGCAGGAGAATAGAAAAGCGGCAGTGAAAGAACTGGCCTCCAAGCTTAAAGAAGCTAAAATCCATAATTACATTTTCAAAAACCAGCAGGACCTCACCTTTGCTGACATGTCTGAAGCATGGGGAATCGCTACACCTTCTTTCTCCAACGGTACTGTATTCGCTGACCTTGACAATGACGGCGATCTGGACCTGGTCATGAACAACATCAATGAGCCGGCATTTGTCTACGAAAATAAAGCTGAAAGCAAGGGCAATCATTATCTGAAGATCAAGCTTAATGGGTCCGGCCAAAACAAAGCCGGGCTGGGTAGTAAAATTACCCTTTGGTACAATGATCAAAAGCAGTACCACTACCATACGGTGTATCGGGGATATAAATCCAGTGTAGACAGCGACCCTCACTTTGGCCTCGGCCAGTATGCGCAGCTTGACTCTGTGTGGATTGAGTGGCCCGATGGTAAGACTCAACAACTGTATCAGATCAAAGCAGATCAAACTTTGAGCTTATCCTATGAGGATGCTATAACACAGGAGCTTCCCAAAACTGAAAAAACCAAACCGCTACTCACACAATCTTCATTCTCCGGTAAACTTAACTATCAGCATCAGGAAAATGATTTTATTGACTTTAGGTTCCAAAGCTTGCTTCCACGTATGTATTCGCAGGATGGCCCTGCCATTGCTACCGGAGACCTCAACGGTGATGGTCTTGACGATTTTTTTGTAGGAGGAGCCCAAGGTTTTGCTGGTACGTTTTTCACCCAGCGAGCGAACGGGTCTTTTACAGAAATAAAACTGAAAGATGCTGTCAACAGTGAGGATATGGGTGCTTTATTTTTTGATGCTGACCAGGATGGCGACCTGGATTTGTATGTGGTCAGTGGAGGCAATGAATACTATGAAAAGCACGAGGCATACCAGGACAGGCTTTATCACAATGATGGAAAGGGAAACTTTAGTCGTGCTGAGCTGGCTTTACCACAAATGCTGAGCAGTGGCTCATGCGTGACGGCTGCAGACTACGATCAGGATGGTGACCTGGACCTCTTTGTTGGAGGCCGTCTTCGTCCGCAGCAGTACCCTCTGCCACCCCGCTCCTACCTGTTACGGAATGATAGTGGAACGTTTACTGATGTGACGGCAGAAGTAGCTCCTGAGCTGGCAGACATCGGGCTGGTGACCTCTGCCCTCTGGACGGATTATGACAATGATGGAAAAGCAGACCTGTTGCTGGCCGGGGAGTGGATGCCCATTACTTTCCTCCACAATGAAGAAGGCCATTTTGTAAATGCTACTGCCGAAACAGCACTTCCCAACACTTCCGGATGGTGGAATAGCCTCATTGCAGGCGACTTTGACCATGATGGAGACATGGATTATGTAGCTGGAAATTTGGGGTTAAATAGCAAGTTCAAAGCCTCTGACGAGGAAGCGGTAAGTATATATGTCAAGGACTTTGATCAAAATAATACTATAGATCCCATCATGGCTCATTACATCATGGGGGAA
Proteins encoded:
- a CDS encoding Hpt domain-containing protein — encoded protein: MSQETPQKLIHETEQVDLTFLHSLSDGDLEFIHEMVSAFMSEIPETIALFEQHLQNKEWYAIGTLAHKIKPSIQTMGLNSTYELMKIVEVSGKKQERIEMLPTYVGQITQTLQQAIPLLQYELDHKFPGLNSEL
- a CDS encoding amylo-alpha-1,6-glucosidase, translated to MGEEEIRERVRKLMHDNMISGYSKSAGSEFHFTQPSPGRYPYQFFWDTCLHIFILSALEEHDMAKRHLQSLFALQEEDGFVGHMIYWNNVLPKRITDIFQSKPSLKRKLFRSHMSALIQPPLAAQAALRIYKSCGDREFLQQMLPKLKKYYHWIARNRDFHGDGLISIISNFESGMDWKPTFDVVVGFPEKQADWRLFCRVVAVDIRNFWHNYNFRKIGEKDYFLVKDAGFNTIYAQNLQAMAKICEELEDRDAKQFTKLAAQVIQSMLDILYDKRSAAFLDVYGKHNRKVNVLTPTIFFPLVIKEMPDEICKRVIDKHFFHQNEFGAPFPIPSVAKNHPSFNPDQSTYIWRGPTWILLNWFMHQFFLEKGYTKEAQHLVKSIKKLVGKSGFREYYHPFNGEGNGAHDFTWAGLVVDMINMEKEATYKQRSGT
- a CDS encoding vitamin K epoxide reductase family protein, with the protein product MKDKNKDKDKEKKSNKKKHKQGGMALRGVTRPMAEKQIRQHHQKKQDQKKEGQQHKSDEHQMMSQDQRMQMLHMHHVQTLWVYWMLVILGFWMVLSPLTFSYAQSTAEPSGGREVWLTLSQRVNFMKWSDIISGLLLIFFGWRSLTPNRPVSMWICCFVGVWLSIAPLIFWAPNAAAYINDTLVGVLVIALTILIPGMPNMITYMKMGSQVPQGWSYNPSSWPQRWIMIVTGFIGWMVSRYLGAFQLGYIDQIWDPFFGEGSRLVLNSSMSHSFPISDGAMGALAYTFEFLMGWMGAPSRWRTMPWMVTFFGILVIPLGLVHIFLVISQPVIVGHWCTFCLLAAAIMLPMIPLEIDEVVAMGQHMVQAKRRGDSFWKVFWKGGKPMEHNMDERSPKIMELPQSPWKVFKASIWGMSFPWTLIVSTVLGIWLMFAPAAFGVGIEARAADINHLGGALIVVVSVICMGEVVRIGRYLNVLLGLTVALVPWFLQDSVLALNISGTIAGLAVAALAIPRGPVKESYGLWNKYVK
- a CDS encoding NAD-dependent epimerase/dehydratase family protein, which produces METTNELAASGGDQDDHRDVVLVTGSSGMIGTNIIKRLLKDYQVVGLDKMGNPYPPKEAEWICFDLTSEESIRAAMERVRYAYGSKIASVIHLAAYYDFSGEPSPLYEKVTIQGTENFVKVLQDFEVEQFVFSSTNLIYKPTTPGIRINEDCPLEPNWNYPESKMNTEEIIREKRGNMHAVLLRLAGVYDDIGHSIPVSHQIQRIYEKQLTSHFYSGDTSHGNVFLHMEDLLDALEKTVENRKTLAEEIAINIGEAETPTYEELQKTIGRLVHGEDWETFEMPKPLAKAGAWGMDLVGDPFIKPWMISRADDHYELDISRAKELLNWEPKHRLIDTLPYMIQELKADPLKWYRMNKIEPPERLQKEQTQQK
- a CDS encoding four-helix bundle copper-binding protein, whose translation is MSEHKEFIQKLADCASACQYCADQCLNEDDIAKMVDCIRTDHDCADSCLQAINFVSRQSKHAKEAVELCRTLCKACGDECAKHEMDHCQACAKACRACEEACESYLSVAA
- a CDS encoding VCBS repeat-containing protein, whose product is MYIYSFWRIYAGIVGPFILLVSCNSSLDHSPLFVAVSPEESGISFSNQIVENDTLNVIDYPYIYNGSGLGVGDVNNDGLKDLFFAGNLVENRLYLNRSSAKEGSTSGNFNFVDISKQAGITINRWCTGVAMVDINQDGHLDIYVSVANKFKREASRNLLFVNNGDGIPTFTEMASAYGLDDDGYSTQAAFFDYDRDGDLDMYLLTNGMESFNHNNTRPKKVNGEGISNDKLYRNEGIGPDGHPLYTDITQEAGILKEGYGLGITVNDINDDGWPDVYAANDFITNDLIWMNQGKEDSLITFSDKAPDYLKHQTHNGMGTDIADYNNDGLVDIIVLDMLPEDNQRQKTMLSKPNYEKFELTLDLNYTPQYMRNTLQLNNGKTPDGSMSFSEIGQLAGVYKTDWSWSSLFADYDNDGYRDLLITNGYVRDVTDLDYIMYQSSASQFGTQENRKAAVKELASKLKEAKIHNYIFKNQQDLTFADMSEAWGIATPSFSNGTVFADLDNDGDLDLVMNNINEPAFVYENKAESKGNHYLKIKLNGSGQNKAGLGSKITLWYNDQKQYHYHTVYRGYKSSVDSDPHFGLGQYAQLDSVWIEWPDGKTQQLYQIKADQTLSLSYEDAITQELPKTEKTKPLLTQSSFSGKLNYQHQENDFIDFRFQSLLPRMYSQDGPAIATGDLNGDGLDDFFVGGAQGFAGTFFTQRANGSFTEIKLKDAVNSEDMGALFFDADQDGDLDLYVVSGGNEYYEKHEAYQDRLYHNDGKGNFSRAELALPQMLSSGSCVTAADYDQDGDLDLFVGGRLRPQQYPLPPRSYLLRNDSGTFTDVTAEVAPELADIGLVTSALWTDYDNDGKADLLLAGEWMPITFLHNEEGHFVNATAETALPNTSGWWNSLIAGDFDHDGDMDYVAGNLGLNSKFKASDEEAVSIYVKDFDQNNTIDPIMAHYIMGEEYPVPPRDALLGQLIGLRRKFPRFEMYGQARFSDVFTEQELEDAYILKSRRLGSSYLENLGNGKFNIQELPMQAQFSPVYGMMTDDVDGDGNLDLLTVGNSYATETQTGYYDAGIGNVLLGNGKGGFVPMPMQSSGFFVDSDAKAMVSLLGNDQKVSYLISSNADSLKAYTLTTSMTEMMIIPLEKDDFYASIALKDGSSYRQEFHYGEGYLSQSTRNFCIDTALLEKITLYNFQGQSRVIKPQLDELSQQHTP